The following proteins come from a genomic window of Acinetobacter baumannii:
- a CDS encoding multidrug efflux RND transporter permease subunit produces MLSKFFIQRPIFANVLAIIVMAFGIFSVMNLPVERYPDIAPPKITVSANYSGADAQTVEQSVTQILEQQIQGIDHLLYFSSSSDSSGRSRITISFDNGTNPDTAQVQVQNSISGVIRRLPDEVQRQGVTVSKSLGDTFMVIGLYDSTGKTGNIELSDYLTTHVVDNLNRIEGVGETDVFGSQYAMRIWLNPDKLKQYNLMPSDVANAITAQNTQVAAGAIGDLPVIDGQYLNTKVTAGSRLKTVEDFKNIVVKSNKTASYVYLKDIARVELGAENYQSFNTINGYPAAGLGISLSSGANAIQTSKLIHQTLDQLTTKLPAGYKIVYPRDNTPFVQESIKEVVKTLVEAIILVILVMFLFLQSWRATLIPSITVPVVILGTFAVLYVLGFSINTLTLFALVLAIGLLVDDAIVVVENVERLMHEQHLSPKEAAIESMGEISGALVGITLVLTAVFIPMSFLGGSIGVIYRQFSITLVAAMALSLIVALILTPALCALILKPNPQPQRWAVWFNQKIEQLKNQYIKLVQTSIHYSKSVIVIFVALIAVFTLFYNGLKSGFIPKEDQGILSVQIKLVDSAPISQSQKIGEQVRQYFLTQEDKNVDLVLIRYGRNYSGTGQNLAQGFIALKPWDVRTGKENSAEAIQKRAMKYFSHFNNAQINVTLPASVNGLGQTDGLDLWIQDLNGQGQDFLDSAFRQLQAQSKNYSTFENFDKQSTNSKANLNIKIDQKQALANGLQLSAINNTLSSAWGGTYVNDFIDRGRIKRVMIQGDAEFRSKPEDLYNWSVRNDQNEMVPFSSFATFSWGGAPEIVKRYMGYSALQLQADVASGSSSGQAMKDVEQLVNQQKDIGLAWTGLSFEEQKSTNQAVWLYLISAGFIFLCLAALYESLSIPAAVMTSIPLGVGGSVIFSYIFGLPNDVYFQIALLTTIGLSCKNAILIVEFAALAQEKGKNAIQAALEGASLRLRPILMTSLAFGAGVIPLVFAQGAGAVSRQEIGISILGGVMFGTVLVLFFIPVMYVLLRSLFKSKAST; encoded by the coding sequence ATGCTATCTAAATTTTTTATTCAACGCCCCATTTTTGCCAATGTATTGGCGATCATTGTTATGGCTTTCGGTATTTTTTCGGTCATGAATTTGCCTGTAGAACGGTATCCAGACATTGCTCCACCTAAAATTACTGTGTCAGCCAACTATAGTGGTGCAGATGCTCAAACGGTTGAGCAAAGTGTTACTCAAATTTTAGAACAGCAAATACAAGGGATTGATCACTTACTCTATTTTAGTTCATCGAGTGACTCATCTGGACGTAGCCGAATTACTATAAGTTTTGATAACGGAACAAATCCGGATACTGCTCAGGTCCAAGTACAAAATAGTATTAGTGGCGTAATACGTCGCTTACCTGATGAAGTTCAACGCCAAGGTGTTACGGTAAGTAAGTCACTGGGTGACACTTTTATGGTAATTGGCTTATATGACTCGACAGGTAAAACAGGAAACATTGAGCTATCGGACTATTTAACTACGCATGTGGTAGATAACCTGAACCGTATTGAAGGGGTGGGCGAAACTGATGTATTTGGTTCACAATATGCCATGCGTATCTGGTTAAATCCCGATAAATTAAAGCAATATAATTTAATGCCAAGTGATGTAGCGAATGCAATCACCGCACAAAATACTCAAGTCGCCGCTGGGGCAATTGGTGACTTACCCGTAATTGACGGTCAATATTTAAATACAAAAGTCACAGCAGGTTCTCGCTTAAAAACAGTTGAGGATTTTAAAAATATTGTCGTGAAGTCGAATAAAACAGCGAGTTATGTGTATTTAAAAGATATTGCCAGAGTTGAGCTAGGTGCAGAAAACTATCAGTCTTTTAACACTATTAATGGCTATCCTGCAGCAGGTTTGGGTATTTCTTTATCTTCGGGTGCAAATGCAATTCAGACCTCTAAGCTCATCCACCAAACTCTAGATCAGCTTACAACGAAACTACCAGCGGGTTATAAAATCGTTTATCCACGAGATAATACGCCCTTTGTTCAAGAGTCAATTAAGGAAGTAGTAAAGACTCTGGTAGAGGCGATTATTCTGGTTATTTTGGTCATGTTCCTGTTCTTACAAAGCTGGCGTGCTACGCTCATTCCGAGTATTACCGTTCCAGTTGTGATTTTAGGAACTTTCGCTGTCTTATATGTGCTTGGTTTTAGTATTAACACCTTAACGTTATTTGCGCTGGTACTCGCGATTGGTTTGCTAGTCGATGATGCAATCGTGGTCGTGGAAAATGTTGAGCGGCTCATGCATGAACAGCACTTATCTCCTAAAGAAGCTGCTATTGAGTCGATGGGGGAAATTAGTGGTGCCTTAGTCGGAATTACGTTGGTTTTAACTGCTGTTTTTATTCCAATGTCCTTTTTAGGTGGTTCAATTGGGGTGATTTACCGTCAGTTTTCTATTACTTTAGTTGCCGCTATGGCGTTGTCGCTTATTGTTGCGCTCATTTTAACACCGGCTTTATGTGCATTAATTTTAAAACCAAACCCTCAACCTCAGCGTTGGGCCGTATGGTTTAACCAAAAGATTGAGCAACTTAAAAATCAATATATCAAGCTTGTTCAGACGAGTATTCATTACAGTAAATCAGTTATTGTGATTTTTGTGGCTTTAATTGCCGTTTTTACGCTGTTCTATAACGGTTTAAAAAGCGGTTTTATTCCTAAAGAAGACCAAGGAATTTTAAGTGTTCAAATTAAGCTCGTAGACAGCGCACCAATTTCTCAAAGCCAGAAAATTGGTGAGCAAGTCCGCCAATATTTCTTAACTCAAGAAGATAAAAACGTAGATTTGGTTTTAATCCGCTATGGACGAAATTATTCGGGCACAGGACAAAACTTGGCACAAGGGTTTATTGCTCTAAAACCGTGGGATGTCCGAACAGGAAAAGAAAACTCGGCTGAGGCTATACAAAAGCGTGCAATGAAATACTTTAGTCATTTTAATAATGCACAGATTAATGTGACTTTACCTGCCTCAGTTAATGGCTTAGGTCAAACAGATGGTCTGGATTTATGGATTCAGGATTTGAATGGGCAAGGGCAAGATTTTCTAGATAGTGCCTTCCGCCAATTGCAGGCTCAAAGTAAAAATTATTCAACTTTCGAAAACTTTGATAAGCAGTCAACCAATAGTAAGGCAAATCTTAATATTAAGATTGACCAGAAACAGGCACTAGCAAATGGACTACAGCTATCGGCAATTAATAATACTTTATCTAGCGCATGGGGCGGAACTTATGTAAATGACTTTATTGATCGGGGCCGTATTAAACGTGTCATGATTCAAGGTGATGCCGAGTTTAGATCTAAACCGGAAGATTTATATAACTGGTCTGTACGTAATGACCAAAATGAAATGGTTCCGTTTAGTTCATTTGCCACCTTTAGCTGGGGCGGGGCACCGGAAATTGTAAAACGCTATATGGGATATAGTGCTTTACAACTACAAGCAGATGTTGCGAGTGGCAGCAGTTCTGGCCAAGCGATGAAAGATGTAGAACAACTTGTTAACCAACAAAAAGATATTGGTTTAGCGTGGACAGGTTTATCTTTTGAAGAACAGAAGTCGACTAATCAGGCGGTGTGGTTATATTTAATTTCGGCTGGATTTATTTTCTTATGTTTAGCTGCTTTATATGAAAGCTTAAGTATTCCTGCCGCCGTAATGACATCTATTCCGCTTGGTGTAGGAGGAAGTGTGATTTTCTCTTATATTTTTGGTTTGCCAAATGACGTGTATTTCCAAATTGCGCTATTAACGACTATTGGTTTGTCATGTAAAAACGCCATTTTAATTGTTGAGTTCGCGGCCTTAGCGCAAGAAAAAGGTAAGAATGCCATTCAGGCGGCCTTAGAAGGTGCGAGCTTACGATTAAGACCGATTCTAATGACCTCTTTAGCCTTTGGGGCAGGCGTAATTCCGCTTGTGTTTGCTCAAGGTGCTGGTGCGGTTAGTCGTCAAGAGATTGGTATTAGTATTTTAGGTGGCGTGATGTTTGGTACTGTGCTGGTTCTGTTTTTTATTCCGGTCATGTACGTATTATTACGTTCACTGTTTAAATCGAAAGCTTCAACCTAA
- a CDS encoding glycerophosphodiester phosphodiesterase, with protein MFRKALLCLSLISLVGCNDDDKTETTPTTPEYQLPKILVVGHRGASALRPEHTLASYQKAIDDGADFIEPDLVSTKDGVLVARHENEIGGTTNVSTLSQFADRKKTKNIDGVDLTGWFTEDFTLSELQQLKARERIPEFRPANTAYNDLYPVPTLEQIIELAEANYKKTGKIIGLYIETKHPTYFKNQNLAMEDTLLETLAKYKYTRDIAPVYLQSFEVSNLKYLKNELDLHKTLKHAQIIQLYDSKTSRPADFVESGDTKTYADLATAQGLKDVAKYANGVGPSKGYILTFNNDGSYKTSTFISDAHTAGLKVHPYTFRPENNFLPAPLKCSPDKPAERCPSGALKEFEAYFKAGVDGVFTDDPALGREAVTNFEKAAK; from the coding sequence ATGTTTAGAAAAGCACTTTTATGCTTAAGTTTAATTAGCTTGGTTGGTTGTAATGATGACGATAAAACTGAAACGACGCCAACCACGCCAGAATATCAACTTCCTAAAATTCTAGTAGTAGGACACCGCGGCGCTAGCGCTTTACGTCCTGAACATACTTTAGCTTCATATCAAAAAGCGATTGATGACGGCGCAGATTTCATTGAACCGGATCTAGTCTCTACAAAAGATGGCGTATTGGTTGCCCGCCATGAAAATGAGATTGGTGGAACAACCAATGTAAGCACTTTAAGTCAGTTTGCAGACCGTAAAAAAACAAAAAATATTGATGGCGTCGACTTAACCGGTTGGTTCACGGAAGACTTCACTTTAAGTGAATTACAGCAGCTTAAAGCGCGTGAACGTATTCCTGAGTTTCGACCAGCCAACACAGCTTATAATGACCTTTACCCTGTCCCAACTCTAGAACAAATCATTGAGCTTGCCGAAGCTAACTATAAAAAGACGGGGAAAATTATAGGTTTATATATTGAGACGAAACATCCGACTTATTTTAAAAATCAAAATCTGGCAATGGAAGATACTCTTCTAGAAACCTTAGCCAAATATAAATATACACGTGATATTGCACCTGTCTATTTACAGTCTTTTGAAGTGAGTAATTTAAAATATTTAAAAAATGAGCTTGATCTTCATAAGACGCTTAAACATGCACAAATTATTCAGCTATACGATTCAAAAACATCTCGACCAGCAGACTTCGTAGAGTCTGGTGACACTAAAACTTATGCTGATTTGGCCACAGCACAAGGGTTAAAAGATGTTGCCAAATATGCAAATGGTGTAGGACCAAGTAAAGGTTACATACTGACCTTTAATAACGATGGCTCTTATAAAACTAGTACGTTTATTTCTGATGCACATACGGCTGGCTTAAAAGTACATCCTTATACTTTCCGACCAGAAAATAACTTCTTACCAGCGCCGTTAAAGTGCAGCCCAGATAAACCTGCTGAACGTTGTCCATCTGGTGCGTTAAAAGAGTTTGAAGCCTATTTCAAGGCAGGTGTTGATGGCGTTTTTACCGATGACCCAGCACTCGGTCGCGAAGCTGTCACTAATTTTGAAAAAGCAGCAAAATAA
- a CDS encoding MBL fold metallo-hydrolase, which translates to MKKLFVALGLIMGSLHISYAEPASAQQVPGYYHHQFGNYRITSLLDGTIYLDPKLFKNLSPAEKTKILTKYAAVNEKGIQTSVNAFLVDDGKSLTLVDSGAASCFGPQLGSIAKNLELAGYQLANVKTVLLTHLHPDHACGIAQNGKAVFPNATIYAHEREADYWLNPENEKTVPADKKENYLGTVKNVKAALAPYQAKKAFKTFKDGDVIQGFEVINTQGHTPGHHSFRLKSKGQQIVFVGDIVHSHSLQFDAPKTGVDFDVNSEQAINTRLKMFAEVSNKQQWVAAPHLPFPGIGHVYKVNAEQYQWIPLYFNNSLDK; encoded by the coding sequence ATGAAAAAACTATTTGTAGCCTTAGGACTTATCATGGGTAGCTTGCATATAAGCTATGCAGAACCAGCTTCAGCTCAACAAGTACCCGGATATTACCATCATCAATTTGGTAATTATCGGATAACTTCCTTGCTCGATGGCACTATTTATCTAGATCCTAAATTGTTTAAAAATTTAAGTCCGGCTGAAAAAACTAAAATTTTAACGAAATATGCTGCTGTAAATGAGAAGGGGATTCAGACTTCAGTAAATGCTTTTTTAGTTGATGATGGTAAAAGTTTGACGCTTGTTGACAGTGGAGCTGCGAGTTGTTTTGGTCCACAGTTAGGTTCAATTGCTAAAAATCTTGAATTAGCGGGCTATCAACTTGCTAATGTGAAAACTGTTTTATTGACCCACTTACATCCAGACCATGCGTGCGGTATTGCTCAAAATGGAAAAGCCGTATTTCCTAATGCAACCATCTATGCTCATGAGCGTGAAGCAGATTATTGGTTAAATCCAGAAAATGAAAAAACTGTACCAGCGGATAAAAAAGAAAATTATTTAGGTACTGTTAAAAACGTAAAAGCTGCACTTGCACCTTATCAAGCAAAAAAAGCATTCAAAACCTTTAAAGATGGTGATGTTATTCAAGGTTTTGAAGTGATCAATACACAAGGGCACACACCGGGTCACCATAGCTTCCGTTTGAAGAGTAAAGGGCAACAAATTGTCTTTGTTGGTGATATTGTCCACTCACATTCTTTACAGTTTGATGCTCCAAAAACTGGAGTAGATTTTGATGTAAATTCAGAGCAGGCAATTAATACTCGTTTAAAAATGTTTGCTGAAGTTTCAAATAAGCAACAATGGGTAGCTGCCCCGCATTTACCGTTCCCAGGAATTGGTCATGTGTATAAAGTGAATGCTGAGCAGTATCAGTGGATTCCTTTATATTTTAATAACAGTCTTGATAAATAA
- a CDS encoding diacylglycerol kinase has protein sequence MDSYSPYKGKSGLKRILNATSYSISGFKAAYQNEAAFRQIVLINLVLIPVSFFLDVTRGEHALMIIVCLFAIIVELFNSAIEAVVDRVSLEKHQLSKNAKDMGSAAQFVALSIIVATWLIILFG, from the coding sequence ATGGATAGTTATTCTCCCTATAAGGGTAAAAGTGGCCTAAAGCGCATCTTGAATGCCACCAGTTATTCAATTTCAGGATTTAAAGCTGCTTACCAAAATGAAGCTGCATTTCGGCAAATTGTTTTAATTAATCTTGTACTCATCCCTGTCAGCTTTTTCCTTGATGTAACTCGCGGCGAACATGCCCTGATGATTATTGTCTGTTTGTTTGCCATCATTGTTGAGCTCTTCAACTCTGCCATTGAAGCAGTGGTTGACCGAGTTTCACTCGAGAAACACCAACTTTCCAAAAATGCGAAAGATATGGGTAGTGCCGCTCAGTTTGTTGCACTTTCTATTATTGTCGCAACTTGGCTTATTATTTTATTTGGATAA
- the groL gene encoding chaperonin GroEL (60 kDa chaperone family; promotes refolding of misfolded polypeptides especially under stressful conditions; forms two stacked rings of heptamers to form a barrel-shaped 14mer; ends can be capped by GroES; misfolded proteins enter the barrel where they are refolded when GroES binds), with protein sequence MSAKDVKFGDSARSKMIAGVNVLADAVKVTLGPKGRNVVIDRSFGAPHITKDGVTVAKEISLKDKFENMGAQLVREVSSKTNDIAGDGTTTATVLAQAILNEGIKSVTAGMNPMDLKRGIDIAVKTVVENIRSIAKPADDFKAIEQVGSISANSDTTVGKLIAQAMEKVGKEGVITVEEGSGFEDALDVVEGMQFDRGYISPYFANKQDTLTAELENPFILLVDKKISNIRELISVLEAVAKTGKPLLIIAEDVEGEALATLVVNNMRGIIKVCAVKAPGFGDRRKAMLQDIAILTGATVISEEVGMSLEQATLQDLGTAHKITVSKENTVIVDGAGDAAAIAERVQQIRAQIEESTSEYDREKLQERVAKLAGGVAVIKIGAATEVEMKEKKDRVDDALHATRAAVEEGVVAGGGVALVRAVNALEGLKGANEDQTAGINILRRAIEAPLRQIVANAGDEPSVVINAVKNGEGNFGYNAATGEYGDMLEMGILDPAKVTRSALEHAASVAGLMLTTECMITDIPEDKPAAPDMGGMGGMGGMM encoded by the coding sequence ATGTCAGCTAAAGACGTAAAATTTGGTGATTCAGCTCGCTCAAAAATGATTGCAGGGGTAAACGTACTTGCAGATGCGGTTAAAGTGACTTTAGGTCCTAAAGGCCGTAACGTTGTGATCGACCGCTCCTTCGGTGCGCCGCACATCACTAAAGACGGTGTAACTGTTGCAAAAGAAATTTCATTAAAAGACAAGTTTGAAAACATGGGTGCTCAACTTGTTCGTGAAGTTTCAAGCAAAACTAACGACATCGCAGGTGACGGTACAACAACTGCAACTGTACTTGCTCAAGCAATTTTAAATGAAGGTATCAAATCAGTAACTGCTGGTATGAACCCAATGGATTTAAAACGCGGTATCGACATTGCAGTAAAAACTGTAGTTGAAAATATCCGTTCTATTGCTAAACCAGCTGATGATTTCAAAGCAATTGAACAAGTAGGTTCAATCTCTGCTAACTCTGATACTACTGTTGGTAAACTTATTGCTCAAGCAATGGAAAAAGTAGGTAAAGAAGGCGTAATCACTGTAGAAGAAGGCTCTGGCTTCGAAGACGCATTAGACGTTGTAGAAGGTATGCAGTTTGACCGTGGTTATATCTCTCCGTACTTTGCAAACAAACAAGATACTTTAACTGCTGAACTTGAAAATCCGTTCATCCTTCTTGTTGATAAAAAAATCAGCAACATTCGTGAATTGATTTCTGTTTTAGAAGCAGTTGCTAAAACTGGTAAACCACTTCTTATCATCGCTGAAGATGTTGAAGGTGAAGCGCTTGCAACTCTTGTTGTAAACAACATGCGCGGTATCATCAAAGTATGTGCTGTTAAAGCTCCTGGTTTCGGTGACCGTCGTAAAGCAATGCTTCAAGACATTGCGATCTTGACTGGCGCAACAGTTATTTCTGAAGAAGTTGGTATGTCTTTAGAACAAGCAACTCTTCAAGATTTAGGTACAGCGCACAAAATTACTGTTTCTAAAGAAAACACAGTTATTGTTGACGGTGCTGGTGATGCTGCTGCTATCGCTGAACGTGTTCAACAAATCCGTGCTCAAATCGAAGAATCTACTTCAGAATATGACCGTGAAAAATTACAAGAACGTGTTGCTAAGTTAGCAGGCGGTGTTGCTGTAATTAAAATCGGTGCAGCAACTGAAGTTGAAATGAAAGAGAAGAAAGACCGCGTAGACGACGCACTTCACGCAACTCGTGCAGCAGTTGAAGAAGGTGTTGTTGCTGGTGGTGGTGTTGCTCTTGTTCGCGCTGTAAATGCTCTTGAAGGCTTAAAAGGCGCTAACGAAGATCAAACAGCTGGTATCAACATTTTACGCCGTGCGATTGAAGCTCCACTTCGTCAAATCGTTGCGAATGCTGGTGATGAGCCATCTGTAGTTATCAACGCTGTTAAGAATGGTGAGGGTAACTTCGGTTACAACGCTGCAACTGGCGAATATGGTGATATGTTAGAAATGGGTATCCTTGACCCAGCTAAAGTAACTCGTTCTGCACTTGAACACGCTGCTTCTGTTGCTGGCTTAATGTTAACTACAGAATGTATGATTACTGACATTCCTGAAGACAAACCAGCTGCTCCAGATATGGGCGGTATGGGTGGTATGGGCGGAATGATGTAA
- a CDS encoding co-chaperone GroES: MSNIRPLHDRVVIRRVEEETKTAGGILLPGSAAEKPSQGEVIAVGNGQITDNGVRALDVKVGDKVLFGTYAGTTVKVNGEELLIMKESDILAVLEG, translated from the coding sequence ATGAGCAACATTCGTCCATTACATGATCGCGTTGTGATTCGTCGCGTAGAAGAAGAAACCAAAACTGCTGGCGGTATTTTATTGCCAGGTTCTGCTGCTGAAAAACCATCTCAAGGTGAAGTAATTGCAGTAGGTAATGGTCAAATCACTGATAACGGCGTACGTGCTTTGGATGTTAAAGTTGGTGACAAGGTGTTATTTGGTACTTATGCAGGTACAACAGTTAAAGTAAATGGTGAAGAACTCTTAATCATGAAAGAGTCAGACATCTTAGCTGTATTAGAAGGCTAA